In Aureibaculum algae, the following are encoded in one genomic region:
- a CDS encoding response regulator, with protein sequence MKNNLTDKSLENCNNILIVEDNQLLLDAIEMMIKLLPVKDSLPTFQIQKAFDYEKAMVKILEISNQGHLNTVILDINLGKSKKGERKSGRELGVLIRKHAPKTKIIVFTSHSDALEINAILKGINPEGFLIKDGSTDHNMFQEVILNVINGETYYSDAVLKIIQNKTRNK encoded by the coding sequence ATGAAAAATAATCTAACAGATAAATCTCTTGAAAATTGCAATAATATATTAATAGTTGAAGACAATCAATTGTTATTAGATGCAATTGAAATGATGATAAAATTATTGCCTGTAAAAGATTCATTACCAACGTTTCAAATTCAAAAAGCTTTTGATTATGAAAAAGCAATGGTTAAAATTTTAGAAATCTCAAATCAAGGACATTTAAATACGGTTATTTTAGACATTAATCTCGGTAAGTCAAAAAAAGGTGAACGAAAGTCAGGCCGAGAATTGGGTGTTTTAATAAGAAAGCATGCTCCTAAAACTAAAATTATTGTTTTCACATCTCATAGTGATGCACTTGAAATTAATGCGATACTAAAAGGCATTAATCCTGAAGGATTTTTAATAAAAGATGGTAGTACTGATCATAATATGTTTCAAGAAGTAATTCTAAACGTTATCAATGGCGAAACATACTATTCAGATGCTGTTTTAAAAATTATTCAAAATAAAACCCGAAACAAGTAG